The window TCGGCCCCATCTGGCGGCCCGGATCGGCCCGGTCCTGTCCCGGCACGTAGAGCCGCGAGACGCTGCCATCGAGATAGAGCGCGTCGCGCAGGCCCAGCTCGTCGCGAAAGAGCGTCGCCATCTCGTGGAAAGTGACCGGCTCGTCGGAGATGGCGAAATGGACGGTACCGCCATCGGGCGAGACGCCGACGCCGTTGCGCAGGTTGCGGTATTCGCTGTCGGCGATGAAGCGGGGGTGGAGCGCGCCGTCGATGACCAGCATCGGCCCCGATTGGGTGGCGTGGTCGCAGGCGGGTGGGTCGGCGGCGAAACGGCGCGATTCGATGACGCTTGCGCGGGTGCCGGCGACGCAGAACACGCCGTTCGGCAGCATCCCGAAATTGCCGGGTCCGGCGGAGGTGACGATGCCGCGCCGCTCGGTCCCGTCCTCGATATAGAGGCCGACGGGCGCGCGGTCGGGATGGTACATGCCGCCGTTCATCGCGAAGGCGATCGAGGCCTCGGTCTCGCGGGCGAGTGCGGCGAAGCTGCCCAGCCGGGTGCCGTCGGCGGCGTCGAGGCGCAGCTCGACCGCGAAGGCGTCGAGCGGAGCCGTGCAGACCGTGAACGCGCGGTCGCGATGCGGCACGGCGCGGCAATCCTGCGCCGCGGCGCCGCCCGAGAGCGCCAGCAGGAGCAGGGCCGCGAGGCGGATCATGCCTCGCCGTCTCCGCCCTCGGCGTCGACATCGCGGCGGACCGTGTCGTCGGAGAACATCCGGCGCGTGTCGTCCATCCGGTCGAAGGTCTCGTCGATGCGGAAGCGCAGGTCGGGCGCGAACTTGAGCGTCATCTCCTTGGAGATCGCGCGGCGCAGCTCGCCCTTGTTGCGCTTGAGGGCGGCGATCGCCTTCTCCCGGTCCTTGCCGCCCAGCGGAAGCACCCAGGCGGTCGCGACCTTGAGATCGGGCGAGGTCGTGACCTCGCCCACGGTGATCGACATGGATTGCAGCTCGGGGTCGTGGATATCGCCGCGCGCGAGCACGTCGGAGAGGGTGCGCCGGATCAGCTCGCCCACCCGCAGCTGGCGCTGGGACGGACCGCCGCCGGTGTCGAAACGGGAACGTGCCATGGGGCCTCCGGGGTCAGGGGCTTGCAGATAGGCGGGGCGGCGCGGCGGTGCAACAGGCGCGGTTTCGCGCAAGCGACCCCGTGCGCCCCGCGGCGCGCCCCTGTAGAGACGCCGGAAGACCACGCGTTCGGGCGGAGGAGAGAGCACCATGACCCCAGGCATCGTCGTGATGGGCGGATCCGGCCGGATGGGCCGGATGTTGATCGAGGGAATCGACGCGCGGGACGATTGCCGCCTGGTCGGCGTGACCGAAGCGCCGGACCACACCTGGGCGGGCCGCGACCTGGGCGAGGCGTTGGGCGGCGCGGCGCGGGGCGTGCCGGTCACCGACGATCCGATCGAGGTGGTGGCCCGCGCGCAGGCCGTGATCGACTTCACGACGCCCGCGGCGACCGTGGCGATGTCCGAGCTCTGCGCGCAGGCCCGCGCGGTCCACGTGGTGGGTACGACCGGGCTCGGGGTGGACGACATCGCGGCGCTGGACCGCGCAGCGCGGCACGCGACGGTGATCCGCGCGGGCAACATGTCGCTGGGCGTGAACCTTCTGACGCAGCTCGTCCGGCAGGTCGCGGCGGCGCTGGACGACGAGTACGACATCGAAATCGTCGAGGCGCATCACCGCCACAAGGTCGACGCGCCCTCGGGGACCGCGCTGATGCTGGGCGAGGCAGCGGCCGAGGGGCGCGGCGTGGCGCTGGACGCGGTGTCCGACCGGGGCCGCGACGGCATGACCGGCGGGCGGGGGCGCGGCACGATTGGGTTCCACGCGATCCGGGGTGGCGACGTGGTGGGCGATCACGACGTGATCTTCGCCGCCGATGGCGAGCGGGTGGTGCTGCGGCATCTGGCGACCGACCGATCGGTCTTCGCGCGGGGCGCGATCAAGGCCGCGCTCTGGGGACAGGGCAAGGGTCCGGGCGCGTTCGACATGATGGACGTGTTGGGCCTGCGGTAAAGGGGGAGCGAGGGGCCAGCCCCTCGCGCACCCCGGTCGGGGGGCCGTCTGCCCCCCGACATCCCCCCGAAGGTATTTCGGGCCAGAGGACAGGCACGGTTGATGTCGCACACCCGAGGGCCATCTTTTGGGGCATGCGCCTCCTCGTGGTATTCCTTCTTCTCGTCCTGCCGGTGCCGGCCGCCGCCTTCGAGCGGGTCGCGGACCGCGGCGCGTTCCTCGCGCTGGTCGAAGGCAAGCGGCTGACGGGCGACGGGGTGTCGCTGCGGGTCGGGCGCGACGGGTCGATCGCCGGGCGCGGCTTCGGCTTTCGCGTCACGGGCGGCTGGAGCTGGCAGGACGGCTACTTCTGCCGGACGCTGCAATCGGCGATCCGGTACTTTCCGCTGAACTGCCAGGTCGTGGCCGTGCGCGGCGATGTCGTCCGGTTCGTGGCCGATCGCGGCGCAGGCGACGTGGCGGATCTGCGCATCCGCTGACCGCTCAGAAGTCGATGGCGATGCCCTTGCGCTCCCAATCGCCGTAGCGCACCGGCTCGGGGCCGTCGCGGCCGCCCAGCTCGACCGGGCGCGCTCCGGTGTCGCGCCGGCGCGCCTCGGCCTCCTCCAGCGCGCGGCGGGCGACATCTGGCAAGGCGGCGCGGCGGGCGGCTTCCTCGGCGGGGGTCAGCGCCATGAATTCCGCACCCCGGTCGCGATTGCCCGTCGGGCAGGCGGGCGCG is drawn from uncultured Jannaschia sp. and contains these coding sequences:
- a CDS encoding phosphodiester glycosidase family protein; its protein translation is MIRLAALLLLALSGGAAAQDCRAVPHRDRAFTVCTAPLDAFAVELRLDAADGTRLGSFAALARETEASIAFAMNGGMYHPDRAPVGLYIEDGTERRGIVTSAGPGNFGMLPNGVFCVAGTRASVIESRRFAADPPACDHATQSGPMLVIDGALHPRFIADSEYRNLRNGVGVSPDGGTVHFAISDEPVTFHEMATLFRDELGLRDALYLDGSVSRLYVPGQDRADPGRQMGPILSVTAR
- the rbfA gene encoding 30S ribosome-binding factor RbfA, producing the protein MARSRFDTGGGPSQRQLRVGELIRRTLSDVLARGDIHDPELQSMSITVGEVTTSPDLKVATAWVLPLGGKDREKAIAALKRNKGELRRAISKEMTLKFAPDLRFRIDETFDRMDDTRRMFSDDTVRRDVDAEGGDGEA
- the dapB gene encoding 4-hydroxy-tetrahydrodipicolinate reductase codes for the protein MTPGIVVMGGSGRMGRMLIEGIDARDDCRLVGVTEAPDHTWAGRDLGEALGGAARGVPVTDDPIEVVARAQAVIDFTTPAATVAMSELCAQARAVHVVGTTGLGVDDIAALDRAARHATVIRAGNMSLGVNLLTQLVRQVAAALDDEYDIEIVEAHHRHKVDAPSGTALMLGEAAAEGRGVALDAVSDRGRDGMTGGRGRGTIGFHAIRGGDVVGDHDVIFAADGERVVLRHLATDRSVFARGAIKAALWGQGKGPGAFDMMDVLGLR
- a CDS encoding dihydrodipicolinate reductase, with translation MRLLVVFLLLVLPVPAAAFERVADRGAFLALVEGKRLTGDGVSLRVGRDGSIAGRGFGFRVTGGWSWQDGYFCRTLQSAIRYFPLNCQVVAVRGDVVRFVADRGAGDVADLRIR
- a CDS encoding DUF1674 domain-containing protein, with amino-acid sequence MAQRMNVDPTDLPEAPADAPACPTGNRDRGAEFMALTPAEEAARRAALPDVARRALEEAEARRRDTGARPVELGGRDGPEPVRYGDWERKGIAIDF